From Daucus carota subsp. sativus chromosome 6, DH1 v3.0, whole genome shotgun sequence:
TCTCTTTCAACTCTGTCTCCATCCCCGCCATTGCTGATTGCTTTTCACTGCGAAAATCTAGTAATTAAATTCTCCTTTTCTTCGCTTGttgctttctttttcttttatttcctttcttttatttttgaagtTTACCCTTTGTCTTTTGTTGGACTCACATGGACTTTCAGGACATGATCCGGTATGTAATTGGGCCTtctaatatcaaaaatatcaaacaaagtAATGGCTATGCAAACATaacttttctttgttttaatatttttctaatttacttcgggaaaaaaaacatttttctaatttaaattataatatataattttaatatcctaCAATAATctatctatattttatactataTCGGTTGATACTTGAGCCGAATTATGggctttttatataatcaattattcaaAGTTTGGTCTGTCCAAATTAGGggttttttatataatcaattatcctttttaactaaaattattattttttctaaaattttctaactaaaaaattcaaaatttcaaaaataacattAGATAACAAAGCAActatcctttttaactaaaacacgttatttttttaaaatagatttcTAACTAAAACACGGAATACTATTAAAGCtgagatatttaaaatttggtcggtcggtacttgggccgaattatgagcctttttatataatcaattatcctttttaagtaaaactagtgaaaaaagccgcgcttcacggcggcgttataaattttgatatgaatagcataaaaatcattttgagtcatcttcccgttaaacatatcactaataaaaaaatattataattagtataaaaatttgtataagtgcacatcatgtcaaacacaatactaataataaaattagttcgaacttccctcccgtcaaagacaatattaatccataattattatttttaagataaaattaaatattataatttagatcaaaattagtttgagccgctctcttgtcaaacacaatactaataacaaaatattataatttagatattagtttgagtcgctttactgtcaaacacaatactaataaaattattataattatgataaaattaaagattataactggataaaaattaatttgaaccgtggtaccgttttaacaaaaaaatatattataacatggacaaaaaattattttaaccactttcccatcaaacataatactaatagaaaatttattattatttagataaaaattagtttgggccgcctcccgtgcccgtcaaacacaatactaatcaagaatcatttacattattataagatcaatatatgattcctattttatatatcctattttattttgtaattattttgaaccgccgtttcaacaaaaaaaaattataacatagataaaaattatattagccactttcccgtcaaacataatactaatagaaaaattattattatttagataaaaattagtttgggccgcctcccgtgcacgtcaaacacaatactaatcaagaatcatttacattattataaaatcaatatatgattcttattttatatatcctattttttttgttaattatttttattttataattcctatttattggttaaaacctaattttttaaatataattctatttcttgtaggattactaaataagaaaaaaaatgtattatctttagaattcaataagaaatactaaataaaaaggaaaagagttgtatcatttttagaattcaataagaaaagagtcgtattacttttagaattcttgaaccttatttttgaattataattatattttctctccgaaatttaagaaaaatcagaagactgaatcgaacaattctagagacgcccgcatcctcctttatatatatatatattgacaattattttttttatattttctaacttcAAAAACTCGACAACATAGCAACTACTTTTTTTAACTTAAACACGTTATGTTTTTCagatatttaactaaaaaactgattttctaaaaaacaacacatgcaacatacatgtaaaaaatattattataatctatacttactatattattaaagtcGGAAATCAGAAGTTTCATCAGTCGGTATTGGGCCTAAATATGTGCTATCTATATAACTGATCTAtgtacttctatatattaaaagaggACCAGGGGTAAAAAGAGCAAGAAAAATGCCTGTGAAATTAGATATATACCCTTGCTTTTTACACAATTCCTTCATTGCCATTGCCTGTTTGTTTTCTTCTGATCCCTGACAGTTTCGATTTAGCTCAGCTGTTCTCTCCTTGCCTGCGATTTATGTTTTGTGCTGGGTTGCCTCTCCTCGCTTGGTTTTTTTCTCTTCGTTTGGGTTTTAGGATAGAGGGATCCAGTTTTTGTGTGTATATCAATTTGGTTTAGGCGGTACACCTTCACACTGGATGGCTCCCCTAAAAAACGTAGCAGACCAAAGTTGTGCCTGACCTAAGAGGTGGCAGAGGAGCTCAGGGCGGTGAAGCAATTGCACAATGCTACTTGTCAGGACACAGGTATGGTTTCTCAGATTTTGATTCGTTGCCTACATGTTAATAGAGATGaacaaacatcaaatttttagatCGGGTTCTTTTGTCATAGGACAAAAGTTAACATCACTTCTGCGATTGGTTTTGTCATTGTATATTGGAATTCATTGGGAACAACGCTTGGTTACTGAATTTCTACTTTGTCGTGCTTTTTCTCTTTGTGCTGAAGTTGTAGACAGATTTATGATGGACTTGTACATTGGTTGGAATGTCCTCATCCACGGAAGTACATGGTTTTAAACTTTgccaaaatttcattcattttttttagtcTCTATTCCCTGTCAAATGCTAACCCTCCGGGTTTATTTAGATTGTGAGTAGGCATATACTCCTTTACCCAGCCTTTGATGGAATCAGCGGTGCAATCTTTTGCTGGTGTTTTTAATCCTTGTCTCCTTCTACTTCGGCGGCGATTATAGTTTAAACATTCTTCAGAGGTCTCTAGCATTGTTGTGTTAGTAAAGGGAATTGGATTGTAAGAACTGCAGTTGTGGCAAAGGTAATTTTATGGCCCTTACTATTCTTTTGGAATGCCTGATTATAATATGCCATACTAACTTTGTTCACCTGTTCTGTTTGATATGTGTCATCTGTGATTGAGTGAACCAGTGTAAAATTTTGATGCATATTGTTAATTTCACTTTGGGAAATTTTATGATGTTGTTTGAGCAATTAGTTCTggttattttcattaattttgtttatggTTTGTTTTCACCTGCCATCGGAATTGTAAAGTAAAGTGTATACTATTGAGCATGAATCAAGTTTTTGTAGATAAAAGTGTCTTTTTGACAACCAATACTTTTAAGTTGGGGCCAACTAGAAGAAGTAAAAATTCTGGGCAGCTGATATAGAGGAATCATAAGTATCTATTAACATTTGACTTCGAACTGTTTCCTTAGCGTAGGCAATTTCAATTTTGATATACATAgttgtttttataaataaacggCATAAACATCACAGAATGATGATAAGTTCTTATTAATATTCATAGAATAGAAATAAACTAAATTGGCCTATATCTCCGCTTTGCTTATGTGCTTGCAAATCTTGTAGCCATCAGCCTCTTCCTCCGTCTACAGCTCCCTTTCTTGAGCTGATATAAATGCCTTGGAATAGCTTTTCCTTCTCAGAGGACAGAGGCTATAGAAACTTTAATGGCAAATTTAGTATTCCTCGATTCTTTTGGGTGCAGCAGCTGAATTAatagaagatttttttttctaatcatTATTTTTAGCTAATGATTGGTAAAATTAAATGTTTTTCCTTCAGCTAGCATAAAGAAATCAGAGAAAAATTCTTTTTAGAACTGGCTTCACTATCATCTTTCCACCATAGGAATTAGAAGAATGAAATTTAAGAAGATTGCAAAATAAGTTTATATAAAGGTTTTTTATTGTACATCTAGAGATGCATAATATTCTTATGCAGGGACCCTCAACTGGAGAAAAAGATTGTTGCAGCTACTGCTCTTGAAGTGAGAGCTACAAGAATACCTTATGCCTTTGCACCTTGTATTGTGGTACATAATTGTGGAAAAATTTAATTCCAGAGATCAGAATACTTCCTTCACTTGGTTTGCTCAGcagttcttagaaatatatttagttaagGTACTATTTTGGTTTCTCTTCACTAAATAGTTATAAACCAATACCTTGAATTGCTTTCCGAACTTGAAGCTTCAACTCTAAGAAGATCAAGACTCATATCTATAGTCAAAATATGTATATTCTGAATTCTTCCTTTTGCTGTCTTCGCAAGACTTTTTATTGTCAACTTATTTTTATAAGTCCTTCTGTCTGGTGCCTTCTATAATTGTGGTCGATATGCAATCCAAGTCGGTGATAGAAATATTACAAGATTTACCGTTAGACTCCTGTATTCCTCTTCAAGAACGTACTAATTATATGATCATGTGTAAGTTTACTTGATACCAGTGTGTAATTCTATTTAACTTAATCCATAACCAAATAAAGGATATATAAATTCCTTTAACATGTACTAAACATGCAAataaaattgtatacatttatAAGCTGTCTCATGTAAATTTTTACATAATAAAAAGAACCAGACCTAGAGATTgacatgaataaaaatttgacacaTATTGACatggataaaaatattttgtttcctACTGATGTCCATCAATAACAATACAAATTTTAGCCATTTTCTACAAAATGACCTGTGCCTCTCACACTCTTGTTTATCCTGTTCAAGATAAAGAAGATATATGCATTAATAATGAAGCTTTCATGATTATGAGGTAAGTCACAGTTGGAAATTCTCAGCAGATTATAAGTTACCTTCATATTCTTTAACTTATTTTAACCACTATCTCATTGGTGTCGTCATCCTTAGCAGAGAAAGATGCAGAGTCCTCCACTTCTATAAATGCTTTTCGTCTCATTAGCATGGCCTCAAGCGTGGATCTTTCAGGCTTCTTCGAGAAAGAGGTAAGAACCACTGCGGGACTTAAATTACTACCAGAACTTTGTATGGTAAGATCTAAAATGAACATTCGTTCTTGTCCAGCAGGACATTTCTGAGAGGACCATCAGATTTACATCTCATCATTCTCCAAAAAAATTGATTGAGGGGATTGGATTCATTGTTACACAGATGGGTTTTTTATTCCGGAAGAGAAGTGGACAGGTCAGttaattatcaggctactagCTGATCATTTGTTTTCTTTCAAATTTATTCATTCTGTTCCCTTCTCTGACCCGAGTCTCCTCCTAAACCGAGCTATGCTACCATCTTAAGTTTTCAAAACACACCAACAAGATCCTATGCTACAACAAACATTATTCAACAGAAACAACATGTAGTAAAATATCTCTTGCTTATTGAATATTAACTCAAATACCCAGAAATTTAGCTAATTGTCGCTTAATTTGGGCCAATGTGGTTAGCTGAAAGTGCTGCATTTCATAAAGATCACAACAG
This genomic window contains:
- the LOC108224888 gene encoding CBL-interacting protein kinase 1-like; amino-acid sequence: MASSVDLSGFFEKEQDISERTIRFTSHHSPKKLIEGIGFIVTQMGFLFRKRSGQLKVLHFIKITTVQSVFQLQERNARLLTRIF